Proteins from a genomic interval of Gossypium hirsutum isolate 1008001.06 chromosome A09, Gossypium_hirsutum_v2.1, whole genome shotgun sequence:
- the LOC107937050 gene encoding lysine--tRNA ligase isoform X2: MQLSMDSFVSEPGPASSETLSNNALKRERRARERQVREEEKKKVTTNKTPENQRQQVANNDTMDPSQFLSNRIKSLALLKESGVNPYPHKFDISMSITEFIDKYRSLHVGEHVENTEISLAGRILNKRSSSSKLYFYDLHGNGAKIQVMADARHSNMDENEFCKYHSGVKRGDIVGICGFPGKSQRGELSIFPRSLVVLTPCLHMLPRHTVTSNSDEAQSKKTRNHSWTPGITRNPETNILRDQETRYRQRYLDLMLNSEVQKIFRTRAKIISYSRDFLDNLGFIEVETPAMTMTAGGAAARPFITHHNELNMKLYMRISPELYLKKLVVGGLDRVYEIGKVFRNEGMDLTHLPEFTMFEFYMAYADYNDLMGIIEKLLSGMVKEMTGSHKIKYHGNGFDSEPVEIDFTPPFRRIDLIEEIESRANLSIPKDLSSETANKFLLEACEKFDVKCLAPHTTTRLLDKLVGHFLEETCINPTFIINHPEIMSPLAKWHRSKPGLTERFELFVNKKELCNAYTELNDPQVQRQRFAEQLKDRQLGDDEAMVLDESFCSCLEYGLPPTAGLGMGIDRLAMLLTDSPNVKEVILFPAMKPQD; encoded by the exons ATGCAGTTATCAATGGATTCGTTTGTTTCGGAACCCGGGCCGGCTTCATCTGAAACTCTCAGCAACAA TGCTCTTAAGAGAGAACGGAGGGCAAGAGAGAGGCAAGTcagagaagaggagaaaaagaaggTGACCACAAATAAGACACCAGAGAATCAGAGGCAACAGGTGGCAAATAATGATACCATGGATCCTTCG CAATTCCTCAGCAACAGAATCAAAAGTTTGGCATTACTAAAGGAATCTGGTGTAAATCCGTACCCTCATAAGTTTGATATTTCAATGTCTATCACTGAATTTATTGACAAATATAGAAGTTTGCACGTTGGTGAACATGTTGAGAACACTGAAATCTCCTTAGCAG GGAGAATTTTGAACAAGAGGTCATCATCGTCAAaactatatttttatgatcttcATGGAAATGGTGCTAAAATTCAAGTAATGGCAGATGCAAG GCATTCCAACATGGATGAAAATGAGTTCTGCAAGTATCACTCTGGGGTGAAGCGAGGTGACATTGTAGGGATATGCGGGTTCCCTG GGAAGAGTCAAAGAGGGGAATTAAGTATTTTTCCTAGGTCACTCGTGGTACTCACCCCATGCCTGCACATGCTTCCAAGGCATACAGTCACCTCCAACAGCGATGAAGCACAGTCTAAG AAAACAAGAAATCATTCATGGACCCCTGGAATAACAAGAAATCCTGAAACTAACATTCTCAGAGATCAG GAAACTCGATATCGTCAACGTTATCTAGACCTGATGTTGAACTCAGAGGTTCAGAAAATATTCAGGACCAGGGCCAAAATCATATCTTACTCCAGAGACTTCCTTGACAATCTTGGATTCATTGAG GTTGAAACCCCTGCGATGACTATGACTGCTGGAGGAGCTGCTGCTCGGCCATTCATCACACATCATAATGAATTGAATATGAAGCTCTATATGCGGATATCACCAGAACTGTATCTCAAGAAACTAGTTGTCGGGGGACTTGATCGAGTTTATGAGATTGGGAAAGTATTTAGGAATGAGGGAATGGATCTAACTCATCTTCCAGAATTCACAATGTTTGAATTTTACATGGCCTACGCAGATTATAATGACTTGATGGGCATTATAGAGAAGCTGTTATCAG GTATGGTGAAGGAGATGACAGGGAGCCATAAAATCAAGTACCATGGTAATGGATTCGACAGTGAACCTGTAGAGATTGATTTTACTCCACCTTTTAG AAGGATTGATTTGATAGAGGAGATAGAGTCTAGGGCGAACCTCAGCATACCCAAAGATCTTTCCAGCGAAACTGCCAATAAGTTTTTGTTGGAAGCTTGTGAAAAATTTGATGTCAAATGCCTTGCTCCCCACACCACAACTCGGTTGTTAGACAAG CTTGTGGGCCATTTTCTTGAAGAAACGTGCATAAACCCTACTTTTATCATCAACCATCCAGAGATAATGAGTCCTCTGGCAAAGTGGCACAGATCAAAACCGGGGTTAACCGAGCGCTTCGAATTATTCGTGAACAAGAAAGAG CTATGCAATGCATATACTGAATTGAATGATCCTCAAGTACAGCGCCAAAGATTTGCTGAGCAGCTCAAG GATCGACAATTGGGAGACGATGAAGCAATGGTGTTGGATGAATCATTTTGCAGTTGTTTAGAGTATGGGTTGCCCCCGACTGCTGGACTGGGAATGGGGATTGATCGCCTAGCTATGCTGCTTACGGATTCACCAAATGTCAAG GAAGTTATCCTTTTTCCAGCAATGAAGCCTCAAGATTAG
- the LOC107937050 gene encoding lysine--tRNA ligase isoform X1, which produces MQLSMDSFVSEPGPASSETLSNNALKRERRARERQVREEEKKKVTTNKTPENQRQQVANNDTMDPSQFLSNRIKSLALLKESGVNPYPHKFDISMSITEFIDKYRSLHVGEHVENTEISLAGRILNKRSSSSKLYFYDLHGNGAKIQVMADARHSNMDENEFCKYHSGVKRGDIVGICGFPGKSQRGELSIFPRSLVVLTPCLHMLPRHTVTSNSDEAQSKKKTRNHSWTPGITRNPETNILRDQETRYRQRYLDLMLNSEVQKIFRTRAKIISYSRDFLDNLGFIEVETPAMTMTAGGAAARPFITHHNELNMKLYMRISPELYLKKLVVGGLDRVYEIGKVFRNEGMDLTHLPEFTMFEFYMAYADYNDLMGIIEKLLSGMVKEMTGSHKIKYHGNGFDSEPVEIDFTPPFRRIDLIEEIESRANLSIPKDLSSETANKFLLEACEKFDVKCLAPHTTTRLLDKLVGHFLEETCINPTFIINHPEIMSPLAKWHRSKPGLTERFELFVNKKELCNAYTELNDPQVQRQRFAEQLKDRQLGDDEAMVLDESFCSCLEYGLPPTAGLGMGIDRLAMLLTDSPNVKEVILFPAMKPQD; this is translated from the exons ATGCAGTTATCAATGGATTCGTTTGTTTCGGAACCCGGGCCGGCTTCATCTGAAACTCTCAGCAACAA TGCTCTTAAGAGAGAACGGAGGGCAAGAGAGAGGCAAGTcagagaagaggagaaaaagaaggTGACCACAAATAAGACACCAGAGAATCAGAGGCAACAGGTGGCAAATAATGATACCATGGATCCTTCG CAATTCCTCAGCAACAGAATCAAAAGTTTGGCATTACTAAAGGAATCTGGTGTAAATCCGTACCCTCATAAGTTTGATATTTCAATGTCTATCACTGAATTTATTGACAAATATAGAAGTTTGCACGTTGGTGAACATGTTGAGAACACTGAAATCTCCTTAGCAG GGAGAATTTTGAACAAGAGGTCATCATCGTCAAaactatatttttatgatcttcATGGAAATGGTGCTAAAATTCAAGTAATGGCAGATGCAAG GCATTCCAACATGGATGAAAATGAGTTCTGCAAGTATCACTCTGGGGTGAAGCGAGGTGACATTGTAGGGATATGCGGGTTCCCTG GGAAGAGTCAAAGAGGGGAATTAAGTATTTTTCCTAGGTCACTCGTGGTACTCACCCCATGCCTGCACATGCTTCCAAGGCATACAGTCACCTCCAACAGCGATGAAGCACAGTCTAAG AAGAAAACAAGAAATCATTCATGGACCCCTGGAATAACAAGAAATCCTGAAACTAACATTCTCAGAGATCAG GAAACTCGATATCGTCAACGTTATCTAGACCTGATGTTGAACTCAGAGGTTCAGAAAATATTCAGGACCAGGGCCAAAATCATATCTTACTCCAGAGACTTCCTTGACAATCTTGGATTCATTGAG GTTGAAACCCCTGCGATGACTATGACTGCTGGAGGAGCTGCTGCTCGGCCATTCATCACACATCATAATGAATTGAATATGAAGCTCTATATGCGGATATCACCAGAACTGTATCTCAAGAAACTAGTTGTCGGGGGACTTGATCGAGTTTATGAGATTGGGAAAGTATTTAGGAATGAGGGAATGGATCTAACTCATCTTCCAGAATTCACAATGTTTGAATTTTACATGGCCTACGCAGATTATAATGACTTGATGGGCATTATAGAGAAGCTGTTATCAG GTATGGTGAAGGAGATGACAGGGAGCCATAAAATCAAGTACCATGGTAATGGATTCGACAGTGAACCTGTAGAGATTGATTTTACTCCACCTTTTAG AAGGATTGATTTGATAGAGGAGATAGAGTCTAGGGCGAACCTCAGCATACCCAAAGATCTTTCCAGCGAAACTGCCAATAAGTTTTTGTTGGAAGCTTGTGAAAAATTTGATGTCAAATGCCTTGCTCCCCACACCACAACTCGGTTGTTAGACAAG CTTGTGGGCCATTTTCTTGAAGAAACGTGCATAAACCCTACTTTTATCATCAACCATCCAGAGATAATGAGTCCTCTGGCAAAGTGGCACAGATCAAAACCGGGGTTAACCGAGCGCTTCGAATTATTCGTGAACAAGAAAGAG CTATGCAATGCATATACTGAATTGAATGATCCTCAAGTACAGCGCCAAAGATTTGCTGAGCAGCTCAAG GATCGACAATTGGGAGACGATGAAGCAATGGTGTTGGATGAATCATTTTGCAGTTGTTTAGAGTATGGGTTGCCCCCGACTGCTGGACTGGGAATGGGGATTGATCGCCTAGCTATGCTGCTTACGGATTCACCAAATGTCAAG GAAGTTATCCTTTTTCCAGCAATGAAGCCTCAAGATTAG
- the LOC107937036 gene encoding bifunctional monothiol glutaredoxin-S16, chloroplastic, giving the protein MATNKYKNENQKWEKNLSSTFLSLLTLFLTQLKLSIKSLFYPNFRFRAIFVLMAAINVSPLFTSSSSLRTFSSYAPQNTPTLSLYSRFAPSLSFPSISLRPPISTKTRSLIIASAVRNLSEVKTLPVPATPEEFAAKFPSDAGVYAVFDQNDELQFIGISRNIASSLFSHKSSVPELCCSVKVGVVNEADRTALTQAWKSWMEEHIEATGKVPPGNESGNTTWVRQPPKKKADLRLTPGRHVQLTVPLEELIDKLVKQNKVVAFIKGSRSAPMCGFSQRVIAILENQGVDYESVDVLDEEYNCGLRETLKQYSNWPTFPQVFVNGELVGGCDILTSMYEKGELAGLLKN; this is encoded by the exons ATGgcaacaaataaatataaaaatgaaaaccaaaaatgggaaaaaaatctTTCTTCCACTTTCCTGTCCCTTCTAACTTTGTTCTTAACACAACTCAAATTATcaatcaaatcattattttatccCAATTTCAGATTTCGGGCAATCTTTGTTCTAATGGCCGCAATCAATGTCTCTCCACTCTTCACTTCCTCTTCTTCACTTCGCACTTTCTCTTCTTATGCTCCCCAAAATACCCCTACCCTTTCCTTATACTCACGCTTCGCCCCTTCCCTGTCTTTCCCTTCCATTTCTCTGAGACCTCCCATTTCCACAAAAACTCGCTCTTTAATAATCGCTTCTGCTGTCAGGAACCTCTCGGAGGTCAAAACCCTTCCCGTCCCGGCCACTCCCGAGGAATTTGCCGCTAAGTTCCCTTCGGATGCTGGAGTCTACGCCGTTTTTGATCAAAATGACGAGCTTCAATTTATAGGCATCTCGCGTAATATTGCTAGCAGTCTTTTTTCTCATAAAAGTTCAGTGCCGGAGCTTTGCTGCTCCGTTAAG GTTGGTGTAGTCAATGAAGCTGATCGAACAGCTTTAACTCAAGCTTGGAAGTCATGGATGGAAGAGCATATAGAAGCCACTGGAAAGGTCCCGCCAGGCAATGAATCGGGAAACACCACTTGGGTCCGGCAGCCTCCGAAAAAGAAGGCAGATCTCCGACTTACTCCCGGTCGTCATGTTCAATTGACAGTTCCACTTGAGGAACTCATTGATAAGTTGGTGAAGCAGAACAAGGTGGTGGCCTTTATTAAGGGGTCAAGAAGTGCCCCGATGTGCGGATTCTCGCAGAGAGTAATAGCCATTCTGGAAAACCAAGGAGTGGATTATGAGAGTGTAGATGTGCTGGATGAAGAGTATAATTGTGGATTAAGGGAGACACTGAAGCAATATAGTAACTGGCCCACATTCCCTCAAGTTTTTGTGAATGGAGAGCTGGTTGGAGGATGTGATATATTGACCTCAATGTACGAGAAGGGTGAGCTTGCTGGTTTGCTCAAAAACTAG
- the LOC107937074 gene encoding AMP deaminase, with protein MDTYTVHLAMAALVGASLVAVSAYYMHRKTLNQLLEFAKTVEREDISEGESPLPSKKRRAHHSRRKGSGYYRRSSSSLPDVSMMYGGIDGEEKRNGTIHVDGIPPGLPRLHMLPEGKSGGHATPTKKSGSVMRPTSPKSPVASASAFESMEGSEDEDNMTDSSKIDLTYLHTNGNAGPNLPDHINANGEAIQIAASSMIRSHSVSGDLHGVPPDPIAADILRKEPEHETFARLNISPTEVPSPDEVDVYVVLQECLEMRKRYVFKEAVAPWEKEVISDPSTPKPNPAPFFYAPEGKSDHYFEMQDGVIHVYANKDSKEELFPVADATTFFTDLHHVLRVIAAGNIRTLCHHRLNLLEQKFNLHLMLNSDREFLAQKSAPHRDFYNVRKVDTHVHHSACMNQKHLLRFIKSKLRKEPDEVVIFRDGTYLTLTEVFESLDLTGYDLNVDLLDVHADKSTFHRFDKFNLKYNPCGQSRLREIFLKQDNLIQGRFLGELTKQVFSDLAASKYQMAEYRISIYGRKQSEWDQLASWIVNNELYSENVVWLIQIPRLYNVYKEMGIVTSFQNILDNIFIPLFEVTVDPDSHPQLHVFLKQVVGLDLVDDESKPERRPTKHMPRPDEWTNVFNPAFSYYAYYCYANLYTLNKLRESKGMSTIKFRPHSGEAGDIDHLAATFLTAHNIAHGINLRKSPVLQYLYYLAQIGLAMSPLSNNSLFLDYHRNPFPMFFLRGLNVSLSTDDPLQIHLTKEPLVEEYSIAASVWKLSSCDLCEIARNSVYQSGFSHALKSHWIGKHYYKRGPGGNDIHKTNVPHIRLEFRDTIWREEMQLVYLGKADIPTDVDK; from the exons ATGGACACGTACACTGTCCATCTTGCGATGGCGGCTCTGGTTGGAGCTTCGCTGGTGGCCGTGTCGGCGTATTATATGCACAGGAAAACCCTAAATCAGTTGCTGGAGTTCGCCAAAACGGTGGAGAGGGAGGATATCTCGGAGGGAGAGTCGCCGCTGCCCTCCAAGAAAAGGCGCGCCCACCACTCTCGCCGGAAGGGCAGCGGATATTACCGCCGTAGCTCCTCGTCTTTGCCGGATGTTTCGATGATGTACGGCGGGATTGATGGAGAAGAGAAACGTAACGGGACTATCCATGTTGACGGGATTCCCCCTGGGTTGCCGAGGCTCCATATGCTGCCGGAAG GGAAGTCTGGTGGCCATGCAACACCAACTAAGAAATCTGGAAGTGTTATGCGACCTACTTCTCCCAAGTCCCCGGTTGCTAGTGCAAGTGCATTTGAGAGCATGGAAGGATCAGAGGATGAAGATAATATGACTGACAGTTCTAAGATTGACCTTACATATCTTCATACTAATGGAAATGCT GGCCCAAATTTGCCGGACCACATTAATGCTAATGGGGAGGCAATTCAGATAGCTGCTTCAAGCATGATTCGATCTCATAGTGTATCAGGTGACCTCCATGGTGTTCCACCTGATCCTATTGCAGCTGATATCCTAAGGAAAGAGCCAGAGCACGAGACCTTTGCACGACTTAATATTTCCCCTACTG AGGTACCATCACCGGATGAAGTTGATGTCTATGTAGTTCTGCAAGAATGCCTAGAAATGCGGAAAAGATATGTATTCAAGGAGGCAGTTGCTCCTTGGGAGAAAGAAGTTATATCAGACCCAAGCACACCAAAACCTAATCCAGCACCCTTTTTTTATGCTCCTGAGGGAAAATCTGAT CATTATTTTGAGATGCAAGATGGAGTAATACATGTTTATGCAAATAAAGATT CAAAAGAAGAGCTCTTTCCTGTAGCCGATGCTACAACCTTTTTCACCGACTTGCATCACGTACTTCGAGTTATAGCAGCAGGCAATATCAGAACTTTATGTCATCATCGGCTAAATCTTCTAGAACAA AAATTCAATCTTCACTTGATGCTTAATTCGGATAGAGAATTTCTAGCTCAGAAAAGTGCACCACATAGGGACTTCTATAATGTGAGGAAAGTTGATACTCACGTTCATCACTCAGCGTGCATGAACCAGAAACACCTTTTGAGGTTTATAAAGTCCAAGTTGAGGAAGGAACCAGATGAG gTTGTAATATTTCGAGATGGGACGTACCTAACCCTGACAGAAGTTTTTGAGAGCCTGGATTTAACTGG GTATGATTTAAATGTGGACCTTCTTGATGTTCATGCAGACAAAAGTACCTTCCATCGTTTTGATAAATTTAACCTTAAGTATAATCCTTGTGGTCAAAGTAGGCTCAGGGAAATTTTCCTCAAGCAGGATAATCTTATCCAAG GTCGATTCCTTGGGGAGCTGACAAAGCAGGTCTTTTCTGATCTTGCCGCAAGCAAATACCAG ATGGCTGAATACAGAATATCTATATATGGCAGGAAGCAAAGTGAGTGGGATCAACTGGCTAGTTGGATCGTTAACAACGAATTGTACAGTGAGAATGTTGTTTGGTTAATTCAG ATCCCTCGACTTTACAACGTATACAAGGAGATGGGGATTGTTACATCATTTCAGAACATTCTTGACAACATCTTTATTCCTCTTTTTGAGGTTACTGTGGATCCTGATTCACATCCTCAGTTGCATGTTTTCTTGAAACAG GTTGTAGGGTTGGATTTGGTAGATGATGAAAGCAAACCTGAAAGACGCCCCACAAAACACATGCCAAGACCAGATGAATGGACTAATGTATTTAACCCTGCATTCTCCTACTATGCATATTACTGCTATGCGAACCTCTACACCTTAAACAAG CTTCGTGAGTCCAAAGGCATGTCAACCATCAAATTCCGACCACATTCCGGGGAG GCTGGTGATATTGACCATCTTGCGGCAACATTTCTAACTGCTCATAATATTGCACATGGAATCAATTTGAGGAAATCCCCTGTACTACAGTATCTTTATTATTTGGCACAG ATTGGCTTGGCTATGTCTCCTCTGAGCAACAATTCCTTGTTTTTGGACTATCATCGGAACCCTTTTCCAATGTTCTTCTTGCGGGGTCTGAATGTTTCCCTTTCTACGGATGATCCTCTTCAAATACACTTAACAAAGGAACCTTTGGTGGAAGAGTATAGCATAGCTGCTTCT GTGTGGAAGCTGAGTTCATGTGATCTATGTGAGATTGCCCGTAATTCAGTCTACCAGTCAGGTTTTTCTCATGCTTTGAAG TCCCACTGGATTGGGAAGCACTACTACAAGAGAGGGCCCGGTGGGAATGATATACACAAGACAAATGTACCTCATATCCGGCTGGAATTTCGTGATACG ATCTGGAGAGAGGAGATGCAGCTGGTTTACTTGGGTAAGGCTGATATCCCTACAGATGTTGACAAGTAA